A part of Aegilops tauschii subsp. strangulata cultivar AL8/78 chromosome 2, Aet v6.0, whole genome shotgun sequence genomic DNA contains:
- the LOC109785149 gene encoding probable E3 ubiquitin-protein ligase HIP1 isoform X2: MQGQRNSVEQLSDVFGFDHGSGSGNPVMDQQAYWNSMLGAAESQNLQGYEMNRGDGAIPYGGEAHQDGQFLGFWGSGEASSSGNALNYGSSNAIKAEHLNIGGGLRIGERRLGAEHSLSLDNVDINLNASGHDLFGQSSNANNASQGSQQHAGCSRTDATAQATELRLHPYRTFGLDDEQPEPFPSLNAFEHPLGNFALMPEDVDQRPGSSSLDGRRLACKRKNIEGVHGQFSAGASTSFSHRNDNAFHSVPSSSFNPAPGPNVSSHNFLLAPSSIEEQLPNYGAATGMSSVSYNHPSGGNNISGNSQRSFRARTTTAQQVSPYGVWPPSGSIRHPGSYYHQAPAFQSAFDELEAAMPVVSGINLQYQHPGNVVPGIPQTAHRFAGHGASSSRAGSLDNIILGREEVTGRNLVAPGFPNAAPHAALDMRHLVPDLSNWNSDNPGATIPGNVSSVSRANASSTISRPAGSTSLTHQNLHRRHPRNLSEEIGRLSGALRGPQHPRLRSGFLLERQGDGVWGVPLPMRNTREGRRLMEIRNALEMIQRGENVRFESIFYGGVEIHDRHRDMRLDIDNMSYEELLALEERIGNVSTGLTENDVMKLLKQRKFSSWRLSSVEYEPCCICQEEYVDGDDLGTLHCGHDFHASCIRQWLVVKNLCPICKSTALKT; this comes from the exons ATGCAAGGGCAGAGGAATTCCGTCGAACAGCTGTCCGACGTCTTCGGGTTTGACCATGGGTCTGGTTCGGGCAACCCCGTCATGGACCAGCAGGCGTACTGGAACAGCATGCTTGGAGCGGCGGAGTCGCAGAACCTCCAAGGCTACGAGATGAACCGCGGTGACGGCGCCATTCCGTATGGAGGCGAGGCGCATCAAGATGGCCAGTTCTTGGGTTTCTGGGGGTCAGGTGAGGCTAGCTCGAGTGGCAATGCGCTCAACTATGGGAGCTCCAACGCGATCAAGGCTGAGCATCTGAACATTGGTGGTGGTTTGAGGATCGGTGAGAGGCGCCTGGGTGCTGAGCACAGCCTTTCTTTGGATAATGTGGATATCAACCTTAACGCCAGTGGCCATGATCTCTTCGGTCAGAGTTCCAATGCGAACAACGCCTCTCAAGGCTCACAGCAGCATGCTGGGTGTTCCCGTACTGATGCCACCGCCCAGGCCACTGAGCTAAGATTGCATCCTTACAGAACTTTTGGTTTAGACGACGAGCAGCCGGAGCCGTTCCCTTCTTTGAATGCTTTCGAACATCCTTTGGGGAATTTTGCCCTGATGCCAGAGGACGTTGATCAAAGACCAGGCAGTAGTTCCCTGGACGGCCGACGTTTAGCGTGCAAGAGGAAAAACATTGAAGGAGTCCATGGGCAGTTTTCAGCAGGTGCTAGCACAAGCTTTTCCCACAGAAATGATAATGCCTTCCATAGTGTTCCTTCCTCAAGTTTCAATCCGGCTCCTGGCCCAAATGTGTCGTCTCATAACTTCTTGTTGGCTCCAAGTTCCATCGAGGAACAACTCCCGAACTATGGAGCTGCTACAGGAATGTCATCTGTTAGCTACAATCATCCTAGCGGAGGCAATAACATTTCAGGAAATTCACAGAGAAGTTTTCGGGCAAGAACTACCACCGCTCAGCAGGTTAGCCCCTATGGTGTATGGCCCCCTTCAGGTTCTATCAGGCATCCCGGTTCATATTATCACCAGGCGCCTGCCTTTCAGAGCGCATTTGATGAACTAGAAGCGGCTATGCCTGTGGTCAGTGGAATCAACTTGCAATACCAGCATCCTGGAAATGTAGTCCCTGGTATTCCACAAACCGCACACCGTTTTGCTGGCCATGGAGCTTCATCGTCAAGAGCTGGCAGTTTGGACAACATAATTCTTGGCAGAGAGGAAGTTACTGGGAGGAATCTTGTAGCTCCCGGCTTCCCTAATGCGGCCCCTCATGCTGCACTAGACATGAGACATTTGGTGCCAGATTTGTCTAATTGGAATTCTGACAATCCTGGTGCTACCATCCCTGGAAATGTGTCTTCTGTATCAAGAGCTAATGCCAGTTCAACGATTAGTCGACCAGCAGGCTCAACATCTCTCACTCATCAGAACCTACATCGACGGCACCCTAGAAATTTATCAGAG GAAATAGGTCGTCTATCTGGAGCACTTCGTGGTCCGCAGCACCCGCGCTTAAGGTCAGGGTTTCTATTGGAACGTCAGGGTGATGGTGTTTGGGGTGTTCCATTACCAATGAGGAATACTAGGGAGGGAAGAAGATTAATGGAG ATACGGAATGCACTAGAAATGATTCAGAGAGGGGAGAATGTCAGATTTGAG TCTATTTTCTATGGTGGCGTCGAGATTCATGATAGACACAGGGATATGCGTCTTGACATAGACAATATGTCTTATGAG GAACTATTAGCATTGGAGGAAAGAATAGGAAATGTTAGCACTGGGCTCACCGAGAACGATGTGATGAAGCTCCTGAAGCAAAGGAAATTCTCGTCATGGAGATTATCATCTGTGGAATATGAGCCATGCTGTATTTGTCAG
- the LOC109785149 gene encoding probable E3 ubiquitin-protein ligase HIP1 isoform X3, which yields MQGQRNSVEQLSDVFGFDHGSGSGNPVMDQQAYWNSMLGAAESQNLQGYEMNRGDGAIPYGGEAHQDGQFLGFWGSGEASSSGNALNYGSSNAIKAEHLNIGGGLRIGERRLGAEHSLSLDNVDINLNASGHDLFGQSSNANNASQGSQQHAGCSRTDATAQATELRLHPYRTFGLDDEQPEPFPSLNAFEHPLGNFALMPEDVDQRPGSSSLDGRRLACKRKNIEGVHGQFSAGASTSFSHRNDNAFHSVPSSSFNPAPGPNVSSHNFLLAPSSIEEQLPNYGAATGMSSVSYNHPSGGNNISGNSQRSFRARTTTAQQVSPYGVWPPSGSIRHPGSYYHQAPAFQSAFDELEAAMPVVSGINLQYQHPGNVVPGIPQTAHRFAGHGASSSRAGSLDNIILGREEVTGRNLVAPGFPNAAPHAALDMRHLVPDLSNWNSDNPGATIPGNVSSVSRANASSTISRPAGSTSLTHQNLHRRHPRNLSEEIGRLSGALRGPQHPRLRSGFLLERQGDGVWGVPLPMRNTREGRRLMESIFYGGVEIHDRHRDMRLDIDNMSYEELLALEERIGNVSTGLTENDVMKLLKQRKFSSWRLSSVEYEPCCICQEEYVDGDDLGTLHCGHDFHASCIRQWLVVKNLCPICKSTALKT from the exons ATGCAAGGGCAGAGGAATTCCGTCGAACAGCTGTCCGACGTCTTCGGGTTTGACCATGGGTCTGGTTCGGGCAACCCCGTCATGGACCAGCAGGCGTACTGGAACAGCATGCTTGGAGCGGCGGAGTCGCAGAACCTCCAAGGCTACGAGATGAACCGCGGTGACGGCGCCATTCCGTATGGAGGCGAGGCGCATCAAGATGGCCAGTTCTTGGGTTTCTGGGGGTCAGGTGAGGCTAGCTCGAGTGGCAATGCGCTCAACTATGGGAGCTCCAACGCGATCAAGGCTGAGCATCTGAACATTGGTGGTGGTTTGAGGATCGGTGAGAGGCGCCTGGGTGCTGAGCACAGCCTTTCTTTGGATAATGTGGATATCAACCTTAACGCCAGTGGCCATGATCTCTTCGGTCAGAGTTCCAATGCGAACAACGCCTCTCAAGGCTCACAGCAGCATGCTGGGTGTTCCCGTACTGATGCCACCGCCCAGGCCACTGAGCTAAGATTGCATCCTTACAGAACTTTTGGTTTAGACGACGAGCAGCCGGAGCCGTTCCCTTCTTTGAATGCTTTCGAACATCCTTTGGGGAATTTTGCCCTGATGCCAGAGGACGTTGATCAAAGACCAGGCAGTAGTTCCCTGGACGGCCGACGTTTAGCGTGCAAGAGGAAAAACATTGAAGGAGTCCATGGGCAGTTTTCAGCAGGTGCTAGCACAAGCTTTTCCCACAGAAATGATAATGCCTTCCATAGTGTTCCTTCCTCAAGTTTCAATCCGGCTCCTGGCCCAAATGTGTCGTCTCATAACTTCTTGTTGGCTCCAAGTTCCATCGAGGAACAACTCCCGAACTATGGAGCTGCTACAGGAATGTCATCTGTTAGCTACAATCATCCTAGCGGAGGCAATAACATTTCAGGAAATTCACAGAGAAGTTTTCGGGCAAGAACTACCACCGCTCAGCAGGTTAGCCCCTATGGTGTATGGCCCCCTTCAGGTTCTATCAGGCATCCCGGTTCATATTATCACCAGGCGCCTGCCTTTCAGAGCGCATTTGATGAACTAGAAGCGGCTATGCCTGTGGTCAGTGGAATCAACTTGCAATACCAGCATCCTGGAAATGTAGTCCCTGGTATTCCACAAACCGCACACCGTTTTGCTGGCCATGGAGCTTCATCGTCAAGAGCTGGCAGTTTGGACAACATAATTCTTGGCAGAGAGGAAGTTACTGGGAGGAATCTTGTAGCTCCCGGCTTCCCTAATGCGGCCCCTCATGCTGCACTAGACATGAGACATTTGGTGCCAGATTTGTCTAATTGGAATTCTGACAATCCTGGTGCTACCATCCCTGGAAATGTGTCTTCTGTATCAAGAGCTAATGCCAGTTCAACGATTAGTCGACCAGCAGGCTCAACATCTCTCACTCATCAGAACCTACATCGACGGCACCCTAGAAATTTATCAGAG GAAATAGGTCGTCTATCTGGAGCACTTCGTGGTCCGCAGCACCCGCGCTTAAGGTCAGGGTTTCTATTGGAACGTCAGGGTGATGGTGTTTGGGGTGTTCCATTACCAATGAGGAATACTAGGGAGGGAAGAAGATTAATGGAG TCTATTTTCTATGGTGGCGTCGAGATTCATGATAGACACAGGGATATGCGTCTTGACATAGACAATATGTCTTATGAG GAACTATTAGCATTGGAGGAAAGAATAGGAAATGTTAGCACTGGGCTCACCGAGAACGATGTGATGAAGCTCCTGAAGCAAAGGAAATTCTCGTCATGGAGATTATCATCTGTGGAATATGAGCCATGCTGTATTTGTCAG
- the LOC109785149 gene encoding probable E3 ubiquitin-protein ligase HIP1 isoform X1: MQGQRNSVEQLSDVFGFDHGSGSGNPVMDQQAYWNSMLGAAESQNLQGYEMNRGDGAIPYGGEAHQDGQFLGFWGSGEASSSGNALNYGSSNAIKAEHLNIGGGLRIGERRLGAEHSLSLDNVDINLNASGHDLFGQSSNANNASQGSQQHAGCSRTDATAQATELRLHPYRTFGLDDEQPEPFPSLNAFEHPLGNFALMPEDVDQRPGSSSLDGRRLACKRKNIEGVHGQFSAGASTSFSHRNDNAFHSVPSSSFNPAPGPNVSSHNFLLAPSSIEEQLPNYGAATGMSSVSYNHPSGGNNISGNSQRSFRARTTTAQQVSPYGVWPPSGSIRHPGSYYHQAPAFQSAFDELEAAMPVVSGINLQYQHPGNVVPGIPQTAHRFAGHGASSSRAGSLDNIILGREEVTGRNLVAPGFPNAAPHAALDMRHLVPDLSNWNSDNPGATIPGNVSSVSRANASSTISRPAGSTSLTHQNLHRRHPRNLSEEIGRLSGALRGPQHPRLRSGFLLERQGDGVWGVPLPMRNTREGRRLMEIRNALEMIQRGENVRFEQSIFYGGVEIHDRHRDMRLDIDNMSYEELLALEERIGNVSTGLTENDVMKLLKQRKFSSWRLSSVEYEPCCICQEEYVDGDDLGTLHCGHDFHASCIRQWLVVKNLCPICKSTALKT; encoded by the exons ATGCAAGGGCAGAGGAATTCCGTCGAACAGCTGTCCGACGTCTTCGGGTTTGACCATGGGTCTGGTTCGGGCAACCCCGTCATGGACCAGCAGGCGTACTGGAACAGCATGCTTGGAGCGGCGGAGTCGCAGAACCTCCAAGGCTACGAGATGAACCGCGGTGACGGCGCCATTCCGTATGGAGGCGAGGCGCATCAAGATGGCCAGTTCTTGGGTTTCTGGGGGTCAGGTGAGGCTAGCTCGAGTGGCAATGCGCTCAACTATGGGAGCTCCAACGCGATCAAGGCTGAGCATCTGAACATTGGTGGTGGTTTGAGGATCGGTGAGAGGCGCCTGGGTGCTGAGCACAGCCTTTCTTTGGATAATGTGGATATCAACCTTAACGCCAGTGGCCATGATCTCTTCGGTCAGAGTTCCAATGCGAACAACGCCTCTCAAGGCTCACAGCAGCATGCTGGGTGTTCCCGTACTGATGCCACCGCCCAGGCCACTGAGCTAAGATTGCATCCTTACAGAACTTTTGGTTTAGACGACGAGCAGCCGGAGCCGTTCCCTTCTTTGAATGCTTTCGAACATCCTTTGGGGAATTTTGCCCTGATGCCAGAGGACGTTGATCAAAGACCAGGCAGTAGTTCCCTGGACGGCCGACGTTTAGCGTGCAAGAGGAAAAACATTGAAGGAGTCCATGGGCAGTTTTCAGCAGGTGCTAGCACAAGCTTTTCCCACAGAAATGATAATGCCTTCCATAGTGTTCCTTCCTCAAGTTTCAATCCGGCTCCTGGCCCAAATGTGTCGTCTCATAACTTCTTGTTGGCTCCAAGTTCCATCGAGGAACAACTCCCGAACTATGGAGCTGCTACAGGAATGTCATCTGTTAGCTACAATCATCCTAGCGGAGGCAATAACATTTCAGGAAATTCACAGAGAAGTTTTCGGGCAAGAACTACCACCGCTCAGCAGGTTAGCCCCTATGGTGTATGGCCCCCTTCAGGTTCTATCAGGCATCCCGGTTCATATTATCACCAGGCGCCTGCCTTTCAGAGCGCATTTGATGAACTAGAAGCGGCTATGCCTGTGGTCAGTGGAATCAACTTGCAATACCAGCATCCTGGAAATGTAGTCCCTGGTATTCCACAAACCGCACACCGTTTTGCTGGCCATGGAGCTTCATCGTCAAGAGCTGGCAGTTTGGACAACATAATTCTTGGCAGAGAGGAAGTTACTGGGAGGAATCTTGTAGCTCCCGGCTTCCCTAATGCGGCCCCTCATGCTGCACTAGACATGAGACATTTGGTGCCAGATTTGTCTAATTGGAATTCTGACAATCCTGGTGCTACCATCCCTGGAAATGTGTCTTCTGTATCAAGAGCTAATGCCAGTTCAACGATTAGTCGACCAGCAGGCTCAACATCTCTCACTCATCAGAACCTACATCGACGGCACCCTAGAAATTTATCAGAG GAAATAGGTCGTCTATCTGGAGCACTTCGTGGTCCGCAGCACCCGCGCTTAAGGTCAGGGTTTCTATTGGAACGTCAGGGTGATGGTGTTTGGGGTGTTCCATTACCAATGAGGAATACTAGGGAGGGAAGAAGATTAATGGAG ATACGGAATGCACTAGAAATGATTCAGAGAGGGGAGAATGTCAGATTTGAG CAGTCTATTTTCTATGGTGGCGTCGAGATTCATGATAGACACAGGGATATGCGTCTTGACATAGACAATATGTCTTATGAG GAACTATTAGCATTGGAGGAAAGAATAGGAAATGTTAGCACTGGGCTCACCGAGAACGATGTGATGAAGCTCCTGAAGCAAAGGAAATTCTCGTCATGGAGATTATCATCTGTGGAATATGAGCCATGCTGTATTTGTCAG